A portion of the Bombina bombina isolate aBomBom1 chromosome 9, aBomBom1.pri, whole genome shotgun sequence genome contains these proteins:
- the LOC128639673 gene encoding trypsin-like has product MKLFLLCVLLGAAAAFDDDDKIVGGYTCGKNALPYQVSLNSGYHFCGGSLINNLWVVSAAHCYKASIQVRLGEHNIVTSEGTEQFINSAKVIRHASYNSRTLDNDIMLIKLASAATLNSYVKAVALPSGCAAAGTSCLISGWGNTLSSGTNYPDLLQCVSAPILTTAQCTGAYPGEITNNMICVGYLEGGKDSCQGDSGGPVVCNGQLQGIVSWGYGCALRNYPGVYTKVCNYVSWIQNTIAAN; this is encoded by the exons ATGAAGCTGTTTctgctctgtgtgctcctgggagcTGCTG CTGCATTTGATGATGATGATAAGATTGTAGGAGGTTACACCTGCGGCAAGAACGCACTCCCATATCAGGTGTCTCTGAACTCCGGTTACCATTTCTGTGGTGGGTCCCTGATTAACAACCTGTGGGTTGTGTCTGCTGCTCACTGCTACAAAGC AAGCATCCAGGTCAGACTGGGAGAGCACAACATCGTTACCAGTGAGGGCACAGAGCAGTTCATCAACTCTGCCAAGGTCATCAGACATGCCAGCTACAACTCCAGGACCCTGGACAATGACATCATGCTCATCAAGCTCGCCTCTGCCGCCACCCTGAACTCCTATGTGAAGGCTGTAGCTTTGCCCTCTGGATGTGCCGCGGCTGGCACCAGCTGTCTGATCTCTGGCTGGGGAAACACACTCAGCAGTGGCA CCAACTACCCAGATCTCCTGCAGTGCGTGAGCGCCCCCATCCTGACTACTGCCCAGTGTACCGGTGCCTACCCAGGAGAGATCACCAACAACATGATCTGTGTTGGATATCTGGAAGGTGGCAAGGATTCCTGCCAG GGTGACTCCGGTGGACCTGTGGTGTGTAACGGACAGCTGCAGGGTATTGTCTCATGGGGCTATGGCTGTGCTCTCAGGAACTATCCTGGTGTCTACACCAAAGTCTGCAACTACGTCTCCTGGATCCAGAACACCATCGCTGCCAACTAA